DNA from Castor canadensis chromosome 3, mCasCan1.hap1v2, whole genome shotgun sequence:
GTAGTGGCAAAAGAAAAGCTTGCCATTGATGACATGCATAGCCAGAATGAACTCAAAGCCCAGCAAGTCACTGGCCATGAAGTAGCAGAGCTTGAGGATGCCCTGGTCTTCCTGGAGGATGACTCACTGAGCGTCCATGTCACAGACTAGTGGGAAAGGCCACAGCCAAGAACAAGGTCCAGGGAATGTAAAGAAAGGCAGCAGACATCTGATGTATAAGTGCTTAACATACAAACAATGAGATCACATAACAGGTGACACTATTGTGAAAAAGCAAGAAGGCCATGAGGCggcaaaagaaaatgatcataAATGCCATTCTTGTTGGTAAAGGGGCTACAGTACAGAGTACAAAATGAAGCGAAGGAAGACAGccaaacacacatgcactcagCCAGGAACAGGTCCAGCAGGAGGTTGGAGGGAGCCATGTAGGATCAGTTAGTCTGTTTTACCCCAGGCTCTGGGGTCTCCACTGGCTGCTTTGCTGGACCTGGCCtgccctcctttcctttttctcctcgaGCCCCTTCGCTCATAAGGTAGTACTGCAGGGGATTGGGCCACAGTTCCTCGTTGATTATCTCGACAATCTTATCAGACTCAATAGAGCTGTGGTTTGAAAACCACCCAAAGAAGCTTCGGTTGTTTTCCGGGTTTCCCTGGCTTAGGGACTGCAGATCATGACCAGGGTGCCATTGGATTGGAGTAGAACGAGATACCACCTGACCAGAGGGGCCACACCCATATTCCTTGATGAGCaccttattttggaaataggggtTGCGGCCAAAGTAGAACTTGAttttgtagcccagtctggcgAGGCCAAGCTCTTCCACCTCCAAGCTATTCAAATAGCTGAGTACCTCTTTGTCTTGGTTGTTCAGAAAGGATGCGAGCTGGGGGTGGTTCTGAAAAGCTTGCCCCCAGAAGCCGGGGATGTTCTGGATGAGGAGGTTCCTGCGTTCTAAGTGGTGCAACCTCAGCTGCCCGAACTTGCGCGAGAGCCTAAGGTAGGCCCTGTCTGCCTGGGCGTTCATGGTCTCCAGCTTCAGCTGGACAGTCTCCAGAGTATCCATGCTACCTTCGGTCCCTGGGGACCCTGACCCTGCATCGTTCCGCTCCTCCCCCACTGAGACAGGGGTACACTCCCCAGCCGTCCCTTTCTTGGGCTTCCCACCAGCTATGGCCTGAGGTCCCCTCCCCATGGCGCTACAGGTTTCTGGGACCTTCTTCCCAGCAGGGCCACGCCGATTTCCACCGCGGGGGCCATTTTTCGGCCTTCCCACGGTTCCCACAGTTCCCACGAAGACGGTGTCTTTTGCTAGGCGCTCGGACAGGGACGTGACCTTCCCCCGGCCGGGCCTGGTGGCGGCCAGTCCGCGGTCCCCCGCGACTCGGGCCCGGAGCGCTAGGCCACAGTCCAGGGGGAGCCGGCTGGCAGCCTCGTCCCCGAGCTGGAGGGGCGGCGCGGGCGCAGCGGTTTCCAGGCCACCCCAACCCGCGCCAGCCTGCACCTGTGCCGCCTTGGCGTTCTCCCCGAGCCTCTGGGACTGTGGAGGGTCAGCGTCGCGCGGGACGTCATCGCGAGCCGCGCGGACGCGGGCTTTGGCGCGGCTTTTGCCCCGGCTTTTGGCGCGGGAGGACTTTCGACCCCTACTTCCGCCGCTCATGGTGGCAGTGAACGCGACTTCAAAGCCACGCTCGGACCGCGCCTCCGCTGGCGTCAGCTAGCGGTATCTACCGAGCGGGCTTCTCCATGGCAACCGCTGACGTCACGACTGCACCGCTATATGGTCGCGCGAGGGCTGGCTGCGCCCGGTGATTGGCTCCGCCGCCGCGGCTGCGCACGAGCCCCCTGctcaggccccgccccctcccggTTCCCACCCAACCCGCTGTCATTGGTGGAAAGTTTCCTCCCTCGTGGGCCGGGGTGGGCTGCCCGTTCAACTCTCCCCACTGATCTCAGGCGTCCCTCAGGGTCGTATAGGACACACGCATGCATTCCTCTTTCACGAGACAGCCATCACGACTGGCCCACTACCGATTTTCTATACACTTTCGGTCCTTTCAATGATCTCGTGACACCTCCCGTGAAGAAACTGCCATTGGCCTCTGTATCTCATTCCTTGAACGCTTCTGTTGATGGATTTATTCTGGGACCTTAACTCAGGGCCATGTGAAGATGGGTGCCATAATGCTAGGCCTCCACCTGCTTTAGAAGGCTCAAAAATAATATGCGACTTACATTTTGAGTATAAATactttatatgcatttatgagGAAGGTACTGTCATTCCCGTTTtcctgaacagaaaaaaatgcagcTCAGAGATGCCAAGAAACATTTCTGATATTACACAATAAGGGATGGATTGATGCTCAGTTCAAACCCACGCCTGTCTGACTCCATCATATATGCTTTATATTCACGAATGGACAGTCCTTCCAGGCCTGCTCAGCTGCAAATGAGAGGGCTGGCTCTTAAGAATGTCAGCCTAACCTGTTATCAGGTATCAACGGAGTGTCTCTTCTGCCTGGGAATATGGCCCCAATCCTCCACTTCTCAGGTCTGGGCTGTCACTGAAGGTATAGGACCAGAAGTAAAGACCTTGAGTCAGAGCTCCTGTAATTGAAGTAAGATACAAACAGAGTCAGAGAGTGAAATGATCAGTCAAGGGCCTAAACAGGGTTTCCCAGGTTGAGATTCAGAAGGCAGTCTTCATAGTAGCAGTAAGGAGGCCCTAGAAACATTTTTCACTCTGCATGGAAACAGCCACACAAACTGCCTCTAGAACCAGAGGCAGCCCCAGACCATGCTCCTACCAGTCAGGAGATAAGACCATAGTGAGAGAACCCATGGCTCATATGAACATGCAAACAGAAACGCTCTGAGAGATTCTTTTAGGCTCAGAGGGCACTAACAGCTCTTGCAACCAGTTAGTGGAGAGTAGACCCCAAAGCTCTGGGAACTCAGTACCTCTTTACTCTCCTTGCGGAACAGCAGCCTGGCATCTTCTGGAAGCTTGTTAAAGATGCAGAACGTCAGGCCCTACCTCTGATTTACTAAAtcagaatctgaattttaaaaggattcctggatttttatatgtaaaaaagTTTATGTGTAGGCCATGAACAGtattttatgtctataatcccatgctacttgggaggtagaggaaaGAAGATCAGaaatcagccccaggcaaaatcgTGAAGCACTATCTGAAAGATAagctaaagtaaaaagagctaggggtatggctctagatgtagaacacttgcctagcaaacgtgagagcctgagttcaaacaccaatactgccaaaaaaaacctcaCCAAGTTTAAGTGTAACAAGAGTTGTTTCGTTACAGACAGGCCCTGCTTTAAAGCAGCCCAACACAAGTGGGCTGATTTGAGAAAGTTGGACTTTCTCAAAAGCCCTGCAACAGCCTGCTAGGCTCTAGATGACCTGGCAAGTCCCCTCCTCACCCCTGACCACATCCTCTCTCTTCCACCCCGCTCCAACTACACTGGTGTCCTTGCTGCTCTTCACACTCACTAAATAAGCTCCTAACACAGGGCCTTTGCATTGGCTTTTCCTTCTGCCTTAAATGCTTTCTCCCGACCTGTGGTTAGTAATCTTAACCAATTCCCTTCACACTTGTCTTAAATGTCACATTCTGATGCCCATCCTATTTAAAATTCCTGACtgccccatccctttttttttaatttttattttattcatatgtgatacaatgtttgggtcatttctccccccttcccccaccctctcccttacacccccaccccctccctctcccccctacccccttgctacccagaagaaactattttgcccttatttctaattttgttgaagagagaatatacgcaataataggaaggaccaagggtttttgctagttgagataaggatagctacacagggagttgacttgcattgatttcctgtacatgtgtgttaccttctaagttaattcttctcgaactaaccttttctctagttcctggtccccttctcctattggcctcagttgctttaaagtatctgctttagtttctctgtgtgccCCATCCCTTTTACTCTGctgtagtttttctttattccatAGAGCTTATACCAAATATTTCACTATACCAATTATGTATTATACTTATAGTTTCACTGTCTCTTCTCTCTAGCATGTCAACTCTTTGAGGGATCTTTGTTTTGCTCACTTATCCTCAGAGCTTACAGATGTCTGACATATGAAAAGCACTTAATTAATAACTGGGTGAAAGAACCAATTAAAGCAGAGTTTTCAAAAGGATTTAGAAATTGATTGAGATTCAGAATAGTTCTTTTCCCAGCAGTGTCATTAATGGTGATGGTCGTTATATTCTCTGATCAGCCCATGGAAACCTATTAAACTCAGAATTTATCCAGAAAATTACCTTTTGTTAGGGAGTACCACTCAGGGGTAGTATGTAGGTGAAATCTAGagtgataaatgaaaaaaaaaatcagttgggaCAATTCATCTATGCCTTAAAGGGGATTAATTAGCCCAAGATCACCTTAAATTCCTGTTGAAACCCTTTCCTAACCACTTCTTCCTGGGACCTTCCCTAATTAGCCAGACCACAGTCAGCTGTCCTGTCCTGGATCAGGAGGAGCACTTACTCTGTACTATTTGTTCAGCAGCTAGATATGCACTGTTTTGTACCAGTTCTTTGTGGAATTACCCCTTAAACTGAATAATAACAGTCTGGAACTCTCAGTAAATCTCAGTAAAATCAAAATCTCAGCTGACGTTTATAGATCACTATCCCTCTGTAAACTGCATTGAGGGAGAGGTTTGGCCCGCTTCTCAGAGAACCCACAGCTCCATCTATCTCTGTTGTCAAGAGCCTTAATCCAGCATAAGCATCTGCGTCATTTAATGTGCACCAGCGGCTAAACCACTGCAGGATTAACAGCGGCTGGACCACTGCAaacagcatttattatacaatgtGCCTTGAGCCTTTTCTCACTGTGTCAAAAAGATAAGCATCAGCTGAAAGGAAACAAACTTGAAACTGACATGCTTTATAAAAACACTGGTCTGCTCCAAGACAGCCAGTCCCTaaagcttttttaaatttttttgtggtactgggggttgaactcagggcctaccccttgagccactctaccagcccttttttgtgttggatattttcaagatagggtctcgagaactatttgccctggctggctgcctcctgagtagctgggattacaggcataagccactagcGCCCAGAAGTCCCTAAAAAGTCCTTAAAAGTCTGGTCTATGCAGATGAATGCAAATGTTGGTTTTTTACTCAGTTCATATTGAACTCATATTTACTCATATTTACTCATATTTACTCAGTTCATATTGAACTTTATATGGAAATTTCATTTAGGTTCCTAAATAGATACTAAACTGTATAAAAGGACTGTGTGTCTTTTACTTTATCCCTCAGAGCACCTAGCATGGGGCCTTACTCATACTAGAAATTACAATGAAAGTTCACAGTACTTTGTAGGGAACCAGGTCTTAATTCATTTCATCTCCATAACCACCCCCTGAGGCAGGTGCAATTAGTACTctcattttggagatgaagttAATGCTGCACAGCAACTTCCCTGAGGTCACACCACTTGTCAGTGGTTTTCACATAGACATTCCTTCTCCAGCACCATGCTCTTCACCAAAACTCCATGATGCAAAATTATGGATCAAGAAATTAATTGCTTTGGcgatttaattattcttttacaCTCGAGTgggtaaaaatatattttaattttcaaaagttatgaatatatatatatatgcacataatatATACACATCAATTAGCCATGATGGATATCATGGGATATGTAATATACTTGAGATAGCAATACTCAacataagaaaatttaatttcagCAGCCCATGTTGGGAATGAAACTTCTTCCTGGGCACTGTATTTGTCATATGCATCCTgtgaatattaattaattaataagtttATCATAAACTCAGAGATGTCATGGCATTTTAACTTCTTCCCAAGGTCAAAGGGCTTAATAAGTCCATCACAATACAAGCATtcaattaattctttttaatgtgGTGATATTTGATTCTTGGCAAACATTTATGAAAACTCAAAAAACACTTTCCAAAATATTGGAATAACTAATGTTCACTTTTGTCCTCCAATAACCAGGCTTCCTGTGTTCCTTTCAAGGTCTGTTTTCCTGGAACAAGAGAAATTAGCAAGGTGGGAAAAGGACATTCCTGGGATCCAGTCAATTTCCCAACCAAGGAAAGAACATAACCCAcagcttctcttgcagagctttCGGATCCTAGACTTGAAGTTTTTGGCCCTAGAGTGTTTCTCTTCCTCCCAAAAGAGATAGTTTGAGTCCATTAGATGGCTTGCTGTGTAGAATTTTGCCATCCAACCTCCCAAGTTATGGATGTGCATGGAAAAGAAAGCAGTGTCACAGGCATATTTTCAAAgccaaggaaggagggagagaaaaaccCCACCTGTTGTGATAAATTTTCAGACCATTTGAGCTTAACATCTTTAAAAATGTGCCTAGCTTCTTCCCAGTAGCCCCCAAAGAGTAAATTGTATAGTAGACCACCTAGGTCATTTTAGTTCATATCTTATAGGTAGCTACAGAAGAGTCTAAAAGTATTCCCAGATGTGTTTTTACttcttagcatttcctttattccacagacatctttaatatttttttaaaaagatatttagtCTACAGTTTTTGTCCTAGTAAAAGGAGAATACCATAGACTCCAGCAAGCATAATTCAAGTCAAATTCTTCACTTTGAATTCCAAATAGGTCTTGAGGGAGAAAGATGTGAtagcattgaaagaaaaatgtatgtatCTTCAAATGTGAATGATCCTGGGACACCAAGCACACAGTGTACATaagccacagaaaaagaaaagcatgtgatGGAATATGAGCCATTTATCCACCATGTAAAGAGGAGATAAGAATCTTTTCTGACCTGGGATCAGCTTATGGTAGAAGATTTAGAGAGTAAGTACTTGCAGAGGGATGTTTTAAatctttattaatattattagtgtatattaactgtacaaaaggGTGTCAtgatggtatttcacacatgcatatattgtacattgatcagattaacctccctctattgctctttcttttccccatccTTTCTCCCATCCCTATTATTCagtgttgtttgttgtttttggttttttttggcatcttcatacatagacacagtgtatttcagtattatttaacccctatcattttctttccctctctctcccctccttatCTGCCCAAACAGTCCCACaattacaatcatgtcatatatatggtctagattctgcatatgagagaaaacatgtggcctttgtccttctgatcctggcttattttggttaacatgatgatctccagttgcaaccttttgctgcaaatgacataatttcttctttatggctgactcCATTTTgcgtatataccacattttctttattcattcatcagttgaagaGCATCTAGTCTGATATGATTTGGATTTTAAGAAAGGGATTCTCACAGTGACCTTCGAGGAGTCCAAACCCTTGGGCTGTTGATAGAGATTCACCTCCCTTAATAAATTAGAGATGTGAGATTAGGGAAAATTAGTTCCCAAACTGACAAATGGAACACAGACAAGAAATCCTGTTAGAAGTCTCCATGCCAGTAAAGGGTAGCCAGAATAGTATAAAAGTATGTACAGGTAAGTATTGACAAAGGGTATTCTCAAGTAGCCTGCCCAGCCCTCCATGCACTCTACTCTACTCCCAATCTCTCATGACCCCAAAAGAGCAGCTACACATTCCCCATGCTTACTAAGAGAGGCACAGAGGTTGGCTAAGAGCAGTCAATGAGTCTGATTGGGCCTCACAATGTAGGCATGGAAGATGCATAGTAAGAGACTTGTGGGCTCAGAAAGTATGGCAGCATGCTTTATTGTTGAGCACGATGGGAGAAGAGGCAGATTTTAAAGACCAGCAGGCCCAGCTAAACctcagcagaggtcagaaaggacaaaggacaaGATGCACACCACACTTTCATCCATAATAGCAGGATGGGTAACCCTTGGCCCCGGGGGagatacagaaataaaacaaggaacATCCTAAGTGACCAGGTGTGTTTACCtaaaggaaagagtgtaggagggtgaatgtggcgGAAATATTCtgtgcacatgtatgaaaatggaaaaatgaaatctgttgaaactattccaggaatggggggaaggggaataaaggagaatgatggagggggtgaatttaactatgatatattgtaagaaattttgtaaatatcacaatgtaaccccagtataataattaaaaaataaattagaaaaagaaagtcaaattatAAATAGTAAGTTACCAAGTCACTAGAATTGCCAAGTTTAAGTTCAccagaattttataaattattgcaACTGTGAAAATTCATATTTACTACAATGGTATTACCTAGACCAGATCCAATATCCACCTAAGCCACTGGTGATTTTATAAAATAGCAGAAAAGTATTCAAAGGGAACCTTGGTTAAGCATTCTGAATTTGTATAATACCTAGTAGcaataagacattttaaaaaatcactttaaatataatagtcaagaaaaagggaaattaatGGTTGGGATATCcagaataaacaaaacagaatggGGTACCCAAAtgccttccatttcattttcccttATATACTTGCTAGAAGCAGATCATGGATTTGACTCTAACCTTTTATTCACtaatacaaagacaaaaatcaatgtGGGGTAAAATAGTGTTTGTTATATTGTGAGAATAAAAGCACAAAACAGTTTCtcagagaaaacatttatttgtaaTACAAAACCTATAGAGGAATGTCAGGATTTAATtcccacttgtaatcctaacacaGAATCTCCTGTGGCCCATGTCCCATAAAACACCTGCCTTACAGGTTGCTGAGCAAGACAGAAAGCCACTTGGTAAAAGCTGTACTGTGGTGGCTCAGGTTCAAAGCTAAAATGACTTAATCCAAGGCAACAGTTTTCAGGATTTAGAGAAAAGAATGCACCTATATCCCAGAGTCAGCTTCTGCAAATGTCCCCATGGACATTATTCTCCCTGACAAGAGCCTGGAGCCTGGGTGTTGTCTGTGGTAGACAGCATCAAATGAGGAATGGACtgatacttcattctttttcctgctgCCAGATGGGCACAGAGCTTCTCTAAGAGCCATTCCCTTCTgccattccttcctcttcttttttttttttttcctgtctctcttcattttcctttctttgctctcCCCACAAAATGATTTGTCCAGGGAAGCTATTACTGttgcttttttataaaaaaatttccaCTTCAACGCCCCCCCCATGCACATTTAAACTTAAGTCAAGGCCCAGTGGAATTAAGCTTCATCTTCCTGCCAGATTCCTCTGTGCCTAAGTTTCTCCATAGTGTCAGAGGTGGCTGCTGGAGTCAGGGTTCAGGTATAGGTCCAGGCAGGTGATACAAGGTCCAGAATATGACCGTAGGAATCTGAAGTAGGCTCCTTCTCAGGCTGGCAAGTCAACTCCAACTGATTGTTGTCATGGAAAAATCcacatttttctgtgaagtttcacacttcttttttaaatgtgaaattgtGAAAGCCAAGCAAAACAGTTCAGCTTGGACATTCCACTTTGCAACTCCTGTTCCACATCcttatttcttaaaaactaaGTTTTAAAGTGAAATCATGAACAAACATCtggaagtttggttttttttttaattttatagtttaatttgtaacatttttttttcgtccatttaaattttttttgctgaaagtcaacaataataattttattaacttagagtgtatttataatatattaagaGAATCATAAaagttttttatgtttatatatttattcacatgtgtatacattgtttgggccatctctccccctgtcccccaccccctcacttccaggcagaacctgtactgcccttttctccaatattgttggagagaaaacaaaagagataataagaaaggcatagcatttttgctagcttgagataaagataggtatttagagagattcctagcattgcttccatgcacatgtgtattacaacccaatttTGGTGTGCCCAccatagaggagcaaataaagtaatcttaaactggcagaggtcactatggtaaggtgactaggaagtagtgaaaaggtctggtagagatgaaccaatttgaaaGTTATCTGAATTCCCCCAAAGAACAGAGATTTTTGTTTctatcactttaaaaataagtagtCAATGGAGTAAGGGCAGGTAAGGCTCTGCCTTGGGTGCTAAAGCAGTGAGGTATTGTGGGATCTGGAGGCCAGCTTGTAAAGGAAGGATTTCTATTTTCTATCCCTTCCCATTTTAAACTTCAAAGATGATCATTATTTTAATGGTGTTGTTTTTCCATTCATGAGGCTCCATGGTTTCTTACCATGGCTAATGCAGACTCCACTAACGGTTTCCCTGCCCTATAATGAGGGCTTTtcaagaccaactcagagacatgGTACTATCCTAGCACCCTCAGCAACTGCATCTGCAAATGTTTATGAAGCAGCCAACCTGCTCCTGACACAGTGGCAGCTGAGTGACTAACTAtgcctctttttttcctcctcaactTAATCAATACCTGTATAATTGATCAGGTGGGCCATATGGCCCCTCTGATTCACAGATTAAGACAATTAGGATGCCAGCCAGGTAATTGCTCAAGCTGACATTTTTCATAACTAAGACAAGCAAACCTCATGCTTTGTCTTCCTCAGAAAAGCAAGCTCCATCTGGTCCTGGGTGTGATTCAGTCCTAACTCATACAGTGTCTAGCTGAAAGTGGGTAAAACCATATTTAGACAAAATATTGAGTAAAAGTGAATTATGTGGCAGTAATCTTGTAAGAGCTTCCACCACAGAATCCGGATTGAAATGAGATGGTGAACATGTAACACGAGAATACTCAGTGTATGGTTCCTTGAGTGGGGATGTGGGTACTTGCAAGAAAGCAGAAACCTTTTCCTAGGACCATATCTCAGAGACAGGAAAACCCTGAGCCTGGGGGAGCCTCTTAGCTAAGAGCTCTAAAATgattggagggaaaaaaaaatcctagaaatacCAGGCCAGGACgaaggaaaagtaaaatatctattttttggAACTCAGACTTAAACAGAGCAGTCCCCTCCCATGCTACAATCCTATTGTGTTAggagaaaataagcaaaacaagcAGCAGTTTGAACACAGAATTGTTGCTTACTTAGAATATAGAGAGGATATTTACCACTCTGTGACTAAATGTATAACTTATAGTTGGAGAGACCAAGAAATTTATGTTTCCCTCGGTGACATGTTCTCTTTAACTCCAAGCCTCATGGTCTCATTGCAGGAGTGGCGGAGACCCCAGCTCCACTGCCGCAGGAACAGTCCTGGACATGGCAGTGGACACCAGCTGCTTTCTGCAGAGATTTACAAGTACTAGAGGTTCCTGAAGTCCCCAAGCACACGCAGAGGAAAGCCAAAAATGTAACAAAAGTTCCTCTGGGAAGAAAATGACAATCCTTCCTGTTTCTTGCTTTCTATCACTCAAACAATTAACAAGAAAAATAGAAGTAACTAAAGAggcaaacagcaacaacaatcaTTCTTCTGGCTTATAATAAAACTAAATTTCAGCAACCaatgatgtttaaaaaaatgactgcCATAAGCTCCGTGTATTACTATAGTAAATGAATTCTTTCCCAGTCAAGAGAGTTTAAATGATAGTCTCTGAATGATGATAGAAATCATTTAATAGAAGAGTTttttggaaaaagacattttaaaaatcacgTTGGCATAATTCAGGTTTATCTCAGGGCCTGACCTTTTGGCTTGATTTTTATCATTCAACACTGACAGGAAAAATATCATGACAAACCACCCCACAAATTACACATAGTTAACAATgtgaaatgtcattttaaatttaagtttaaaatagAAAGTTCCTTTTATGGATTTGAGATTATGCTTGTAGGATGC
Protein-coding regions in this window:
- the Tspyl5 gene encoding testis-specific Y-encoded-like protein 5, with amino-acid sequence MSGGSRGRKSSRAKSRGKSRAKARVRAARDDVPRDADPPQSQRLGENAKAAQVQAGAGWGGLETAAPAPPLQLGDEAASRLPLDCGLALRARVAGDRGLAATRPGRGKVTSLSERLAKDTVFVGTVGTVGRPKNGPRGGNRRGPAGKKVPETCSAMGRGPQAIAGGKPKKGTAGECTPVSVGEERNDAGSGSPGTEGSMDTLETVQLKLETMNAQADRAYLRLSRKFGQLRLHHLERRNLLIQNIPGFWGQAFQNHPQLASFLNNQDKEVLSYLNSLEVEELGLARLGYKIKFYFGRNPYFQNKVLIKEYGCGPSGQVVSRSTPIQWHPGHDLQSLSQGNPENNRSFFGWFSNHSSIESDKIVEIINEELWPNPLQYYLMSEGARGEKGKEGRPGPAKQPVETPEPGVKQTN